GACTGTTTGCCCCGAAGGAACGCACTTGCCGAGCGTGGATGAGTTTAAGACGTTGTTTGCTTATGTCGATTCTATCAATGGAAATACATCGGTTGGTGCGGATTTGCGTTCTCGCAATTACAGGGATTATCGCTATCGCGGTTTGGATTCCTTTGGTTTCAATGCTACTGGTTCTTCATCTTATGGCTATGCGGAGTATTGGACATCGGTAGAAGTTGACGAGGAAAAAGCGAATTATGCTTTTTTTCAGGGATACGCTTCGTTCGGGAACAAGGAAAAAAAATCCCGTATTCCGGTTCGATGCATTCTTGATAAGTAAAGCGGAACTCCGACGGTTAAATATTGTCATTAACGATTAGATGTTTAGGCCATCGGTGGGGTGGAAACTCTTTCCGCTTTTTATTACATTTTTTACGTGAATAGAGGTCTCGTTATTCTAGGTAACAGCGAATGAACTAGCGACGATTCCTAAAATCTACACTTTAACTCATTACTATCGACAACGGCTAACAACTATGTCTAAATTCAAACGCATTCTTCTCAAGCTCAGTGGCGAAGCCCTCGCAGGCGAAAAGGGCCACGGTATCGATAATCAGATTCTTTCTGACATGGCCTCCGAAATTGCATCCATCGTCAAGCAGGGTGTGCAAGTCGCTCTCGTGATTGGCGGCGGCAACCTCGTCCGTGGCATTTCTGCTTCTGCTGGTGGCATGAACCGTGCCCAGGGCGATGCTATGGGCATGCTCGGCACTGTGATGAACGGCCTTGCCATGCAGGACGCTCTCGACAAGCAGGGCATCGACTCCGTCGTGATGTCCGCTATCCGCATGGAACCGGTCTGCGAATTCTTCGACCGCCGCAAGGCTCTCAAGCTCCTCTCTGCTGGCTCCGTGGTCATCTTCTCTGCTGGTACGGGCAATCCGTTCTTCACGACGGACAGCTGTGCTGCTCTCCGCGCGATCGAAAGCGAATGCGACGTGATCATGAAGGCCACCAAGGTCGATGGCATCTACACTGCAGACCCGGTCAAGGACCCTACGGCTACCCGCTTCGACGACATCAGCTACAAGGAAGTCATCTCTCGCGGCCTCAAGGTCATGGACACCGCTGCCGT
This genomic stretch from Fibrobacter sp. UWB16 harbors:
- the pyrH gene encoding UMP kinase; this encodes MSKFKRILLKLSGEALAGEKGHGIDNQILSDMASEIASIVKQGVQVALVIGGGNLVRGISASAGGMNRAQGDAMGMLGTVMNGLAMQDALDKQGIDSVVMSAIRMEPVCEFFDRRKALKLLSAGSVVIFSAGTGNPFFTTDSCAALRAIESECDVIMKATKVDGIYTADPVKDPTATRFDDISYKEVISRGLKVMDTAAVALCMENNMPIFVFKMEKGNLTRAAINGDLGTLVHC